One window from the genome of Mucilaginibacter ginsenosidivorans encodes:
- a CDS encoding amino acid permease, with translation MSLFVKKSIQQLLSTADGEKSLKRTLGSGSLIALGIGAIIGAGLFVRTAAAAGGFAGPAVTISFIIAAIGCAFAGLCYAEFASIIPIAGSAYTYAYATMGEIIAWVIGWALILEYALGAATVSISWSEYANRLLSGGVPGKGIPYEWCHSPMESAIINGVSHHGIINLPALVILLALSLLLIKGTQESAIVNAIIVILKVAIVLVFIAIGWGFIQAKNHTPYLIPATAPAALLPDGTTYSYLDFFRHGWGGVLRGAGIVFFAFIGFDAVSTAAQEAKNPKKDMPIGILGSLVICTVLYILFSWVLTGVAPYQDFMHAGKEASVAYAISTYMIGYGWLSTLVTVAILLGFSSVILVMLLGQSRVFYTMSTDGLLPKVFSDLHPKFRTPYKSNMLLFVFVGAFAAFLPETVAGDLTSIGTLFAFVVVCVGVMVLRKKDPNLVRPFKTPLVPLVPILGIIICAAMILSLPGRTQLSALAWMVVGLLIYFSYSKKNSKLGSAGDALPTASDFEKLG, from the coding sequence ATGAGTTTATTCGTAAAAAAATCGATCCAGCAACTGCTTTCAACTGCTGACGGAGAAAAGTCCCTGAAACGGACGCTTGGCTCGGGCAGTTTGATCGCCCTGGGCATCGGAGCCATTATCGGCGCGGGCCTTTTCGTAAGGACAGCCGCAGCAGCAGGTGGTTTCGCAGGTCCTGCCGTTACCATTTCATTTATTATTGCAGCCATCGGCTGCGCCTTCGCGGGTTTATGTTATGCGGAGTTTGCCTCCATTATTCCTATTGCGGGAAGTGCCTACACTTATGCTTATGCCACTATGGGCGAGATCATTGCCTGGGTTATTGGTTGGGCGCTGATACTGGAGTACGCACTTGGTGCCGCGACCGTGTCGATAAGCTGGAGCGAATATGCCAACCGGCTGCTTAGCGGTGGAGTCCCGGGGAAAGGGATACCTTATGAATGGTGCCACTCTCCAATGGAGTCGGCAATTATCAACGGCGTTAGTCACCACGGTATTATCAATTTGCCGGCCCTGGTTATCCTGCTGGCATTGTCCCTGTTGCTTATAAAAGGCACCCAGGAGTCAGCTATCGTTAATGCTATTATCGTGATACTGAAAGTAGCCATTGTATTAGTGTTTATAGCTATCGGATGGGGATTTATACAGGCAAAAAATCATACGCCTTATCTTATTCCGGCTACCGCGCCGGCGGCGTTGCTGCCCGACGGTACGACATATTCCTATCTCGATTTCTTCCGGCATGGCTGGGGTGGTGTACTAAGAGGTGCGGGTATTGTGTTCTTCGCCTTTATTGGTTTTGACGCAGTGTCGACAGCTGCCCAGGAAGCTAAGAATCCAAAGAAAGATATGCCAATAGGTATCCTTGGTTCGTTGGTTATATGTACTGTTTTGTATATCTTATTTTCATGGGTGCTAACAGGCGTTGCCCCTTACCAGGACTTTATGCATGCAGGTAAGGAAGCTTCGGTAGCTTATGCTATAAGTACCTATATGATAGGCTACGGATGGTTGTCCACATTGGTAACAGTAGCCATATTACTTGGCTTTTCGTCAGTAATACTAGTGATGCTGCTGGGCCAGTCGAGGGTGTTTTATACCATGTCGACAGATGGCTTGCTGCCAAAAGTATTCTCCGATCTTCACCCTAAATTCAGGACGCCTTACAAGAGTAATATGTTGTTATTCGTTTTTGTAGGTGCATTTGCAGCGTTCCTGCCCGAAACCGTCGCGGGAGACTTAACGTCGATAGGTACCCTGTTTGCGTTCGTGGTAGTATGCGTTGGCGTAATGGTACTACGGAAGAAAGATCCTAACCTTGTACGGCCTTTCAAAACACCACTTGTGCCACTTGTTCCTATTTTGGGTATTATCATTTGTGCGGCCATGATCCTAAGCTTACCAGGTAGGACACAATTAAGCGCCCTTGCATGGATGGTTGTAGGTTTATTGATTTATTTTAGCTACAGCAAGAAAAATAGTAAGCTTGGCAGTGCAGGCGATGCATTGCCTACCGCTTCTGATTTTGAGAAGTTGGGCTAA